The Vicia villosa cultivar HV-30 ecotype Madison, WI linkage group LG1, Vvil1.0, whole genome shotgun sequence genome includes a region encoding these proteins:
- the LOC131637779 gene encoding uncharacterized protein LOC131637779 — protein sequence MEDPLAELERVQTHILQRISKLEQHSHLPTNPPLTNDPKSLPDTDTVSRLSSILRSNAVNDFSFKRVASDYYDWPLEARRDALNAASVHHLCKSIVLVNTQAPSNVVDCSDRNNSKYYVVVVQYSARFNAEAVRNFLYSLNNGTIAKKKFNLRLAPEEISAKLTGYGHNAVTCIGMKTDIPVILDEAIVKLTPDFFWLGGGEVDLKLGVRTSELIRFINPFIISCSSN from the exons ATGGAAGACCCCCTTGCAGAACTGGAACGAGTCCAAACCCACATCCTCCAACGCATATCAAAACTCGAACAACATTCTCATCTTCCAACAAACCCCCCTCTCACCAACGACCCTAAATCTCTCCCCGACACCGACACGGTCTCTCGTCTCTCTTCCATTTTACGCAGCAACGCCGTTAACGATTTCTCCTTCAAGAGAGTCGCTTCCGATTACTACGACTGGCCCCTCGAAGCCCGCCGTGATGCTCTTAACGCCGCATCGGTTCACCATCTTTGTAAAAGCATCGTTTTAGTTAACACGCAAGCTCCATCCAATGTCGTTGATTGTTCTGATCGAAATAATTCTAAGTACTATGTTGTCGTTGTTCAG TATAGTGCTCGGTTCAATGCTGAAGCTGTGAGAAATTTTTTATACTCTCTCAACAATGGAACTATAGCCAAAAAGAAATTCAACT TGAGGCTAGCCCCTGAGGAGATATCAGCAAAGTTAACCGGATATGGGCACAATGCCGTGACTTGTATTGGCATGAAAACAGACATTCCG GTGATTTTGGATGAAGCAATTGTTAAACTAACTCCAGATTTCTTTTGGTTGGGTGGTGGTGAGGTTGATCTGAAGCTAGGGGTCCGGACGTCCGAGTTAATCAGATTTATCAACCCATTCATCATCAGCTGTAGTAGTAATTAA
- the LOC131637786 gene encoding autophagy-related protein 8f, whose product MAKSYFKQEHDLEKRSAEAARIREKYPDRIPVIVEKAERSDIPSIDKKKYLVPADLTVGQFVYVIRKRIKLSAEKAIFIFVDNVLPPTGAIMSAIYDEKKDEDGFLYVTYSGENTFGDLIYQ is encoded by the exons ATGGCAAAGAGTTACTTCAAACAAGAGCATGATCTTG AGAAGAGAAGTGCTGAGGCTGCTAGGATTAGGGAGAAATACCCGGACCGAATTCCG GTGATTGTGGAGAAGGCAGAAAGAAGTGATATCCCAAGTATTGACAAGAAGAA GTACCTTGTCCCTGCTGATCTTACAGTTGGACAGTTTGTCTATGTTATCCGAAAAAGAATTAAACTAAGTGCAGAAAAGGCAATCTTTATTTTTGTGGACAATGTCCTTCCACCTACAG GAGCAATAATGTCAGCCATATATGATGAGAAGAAGGATGAAGATGGGTTTCTTTATGTTACTTACAGTGGAGAGAACACCTTTGGGGATCTGATTTACCAGTAG
- the LOC131636306 gene encoding uncharacterized protein LOC131636306, with protein MRSANGTDWRFTSVYASPSEQRRRVLWEALHTTGRNNNMPWIVAGDFNDIADAGEKKGGAAISHRRCASFRKNMEDCKLYDMGSSGPKFTWRGGIYHGGHRIYERLDRAIGNEEWKLLFPDSFIKVLPRVNFSDHHPILIALNRDYYDNGGRQFRFKSAWLMENNYADRVRGFWRHGEDIMSNLNKIKSDAKEWKQWSVNNVQRAKKRILARLKGIQESIHIRNDVRGLTRLEKKTSTGSEIILKQEELMWFQRSQAKWLIDGDRNTKYYHIKTVNRRRKNNIKMLQDSEGNWIDKDEDLKELVNNFYKDLFKIRD; from the coding sequence ATGCGCTCTGCAAACGGTACTGATTGGAGGTTCACTTCAGTTTACGCTAGTCCTTCGGAGCAAAGAAGAAGAGTTTTATGGGAGGCCTTGCATACTACAGGTAGGAATAATAATATGCCTTGGATTGTTGCAGGAGATTTCAATGATATTGCTGATGCTGGTGAGAAAAAGGGTGGAGCTGCTATTTCTCATAGAAGATGTGCCTCGTTCAGGAAAAATATGGAGGATTGCAAGTTGTATGATATGGGATCTAGTGGCCCGAAATTCACGTGGAGGGGAGGAATTTACCATGGAGGTCATAGGATTTATGAAAGATTGGATAGAGCTATAGGAAATGAGGAGTGGAAATTGCTATTCCCTGATAGTTTTATTAAGGTGCTGCCTAGGGTGAATTTTTCCGACCATCATCCTATTCTGATAGCACTTAATAGAGACTACTATGATAATGGGGGTCGTCAATTCAGGTTTAAAAGTGCTTGGTTAATGGAGAATAATTATGCTGATAGAGTTAGAGGATTCTGGAGGCATGGTGAGGACATTATGTCCAAtctgaataaaataaaatctgaTGCTAAGGAGTGGAAACAGTGGAGCGTTAATAATGTCCAAAGAGCAAAGAAAAGAATCTTAGCTAGACTAAAAGGGATCCAGGAGAGTATTCATATTCGAAATGATGTTAGAGGTTTGACTCGACTAGAAAAAAAAACTTCAACAGGATctgaaattattttgaaacaaGAGGAGCTTATGTGGTTTCAACGATCTCAAGCAAAGTGGCTTATTGATGGTGATCGCAATACCAAATATTACCATATTAAAACTGTAAATAGGAGAAGGAAAAATAATATCAAGATGCTGCAGGATAGTGAGGGTAACTGGATTGATAAGGATGAAGATCTCAAGGAACTAGTTAACAACTTCTACAAAGATCTCTTCAAAATTCGGGATTAG